One window from the genome of Streptomyces sp. WZ-12 encodes:
- a CDS encoding Gfo/Idh/MocA family protein, translating into MTRRTVRIAMNGVTGRMGHHQHLVRSLLALRDQGGLPLDDGTVLWPEPVLVGRSAPRVRALADRHGLAWSRDLDTVLADDSVEIYFDAQITAAREGAVKQAIAAGKHLYVEKPTATGLAGAVELARLAQEAGVKHGVVQDKLFLPGLRKLRRLLDGGFFGRVLSVRGEFGYWVFEGDWQVAQRPSWNYRTADGGGIASDMFPHWEYVLHELFGPVRAVQARVATHLPRRWDESGAPYEATADDAAFALFELDGGVLAQINSSWAVRVHRDELLEFQVDGTEGSAVAGLRRCRVQHRATTPKPVWNPDLPSTEPFRDQWQEVPDNAAFGNAFKAQWELFLRHVAADGPWHWDLWAGARGVQLAELGLRSSAEGRRLPVPELSR; encoded by the coding sequence GTGACACGCCGGACCGTACGCATCGCCATGAACGGCGTGACCGGGCGCATGGGTCACCACCAGCACCTGGTCCGCTCCCTCCTCGCCCTGCGCGACCAGGGCGGACTCCCCCTGGACGACGGCACGGTGCTCTGGCCGGAGCCGGTCCTGGTCGGCCGCTCCGCACCGCGCGTGCGGGCGCTGGCCGACCGCCACGGCCTCGCCTGGAGCCGCGACCTCGACACCGTCCTGGCCGACGACAGCGTCGAGATCTACTTCGACGCCCAGATCACCGCCGCCCGCGAAGGGGCCGTGAAGCAGGCGATCGCCGCCGGAAAACACCTCTACGTGGAGAAGCCCACCGCCACCGGGCTCGCCGGAGCCGTGGAACTCGCCCGGCTCGCCCAGGAGGCCGGCGTCAAACACGGCGTCGTCCAGGACAAGCTGTTCCTCCCGGGGCTGCGCAAACTCCGCCGCCTCCTGGACGGCGGCTTCTTCGGCCGAGTCCTGTCCGTACGAGGCGAGTTCGGCTACTGGGTCTTCGAGGGCGACTGGCAGGTGGCCCAGCGCCCCTCCTGGAACTACCGCACCGCGGACGGCGGCGGGATCGCCTCCGACATGTTCCCGCACTGGGAGTACGTCCTGCACGAGCTGTTCGGGCCGGTCCGTGCCGTCCAGGCCCGGGTCGCCACCCACCTCCCGCGCCGCTGGGACGAATCCGGCGCCCCGTACGAGGCGACCGCGGACGACGCCGCCTTCGCCCTCTTCGAACTCGACGGCGGCGTCCTCGCCCAGATCAACTCCTCCTGGGCGGTCCGGGTCCACCGCGACGAACTGCTGGAGTTCCAGGTCGACGGCACCGAGGGCTCCGCCGTCGCCGGGCTGCGCCGCTGCCGCGTCCAGCACCGCGCCACCACCCCCAAACCGGTCTGGAACCCCGACCTCCCGTCCACCGAGCCGTTCCGCGACCAGTGGCAGGAGGTCCCCGACAACGCCGCGTTCGGCAACGCCTTCAAGGCCCAATGGGAGCTCTTCCTGCGCCACGTGGCGGCCGACGGGCCCTGGCACTGGGACCTCTGGGCGGGCGCCCGCGGCGTCCAACTCGCCGAACTGGGCCTGCGCTCCTCGGCCGAGGGCCGCCGGCTCCCCGTACCGGAACTGTCCCGTTGA
- a CDS encoding dihydrodipicolinate synthase family protein, which yields MTGPPAASPNGRPPQPRSRTVLAAAHVVADPHADTTPDGPAALDWDATLAFRHHLWAHGLGVAEAMDTAQRGMGLDWAGAAELIRRSATEARTVGGRLACGAGTDQLPPTGATLADVRASYEEQLAVAEDAGAQPVLMASRQLAALGAGPDTYRELYGHLLRQTTRPVILHWLGPMFDPALAGYWGSPHLDTATETLLDIVADNSRAVDGVKVSLLDADREVALRRRLPEGVRCYTGDDLHYPELIAGDAHGSSDALLGVFDPLAPLAAAAVRRLDAGDPAGFRAALDPTVPLARHLFQPPTRYYKTGVVLLAWLAGHQSHFTMVGGLQSARSLTHLRRAHQLAAALGLFPDPDLAAARMRALLAVHGIEEPGTP from the coding sequence TTGACGGGCCCGCCGGCCGCGTCCCCCAACGGGCGGCCCCCACAGCCGCGCTCCCGTACGGTCCTCGCCGCCGCCCACGTGGTCGCCGACCCGCACGCCGACACCACCCCGGACGGCCCGGCCGCCCTCGACTGGGACGCCACCCTCGCCTTCCGCCACCACCTCTGGGCGCACGGGCTGGGCGTGGCCGAGGCGATGGACACCGCGCAGCGCGGCATGGGCCTGGACTGGGCCGGCGCCGCCGAGCTGATCCGCCGCTCGGCCACCGAGGCCCGCACCGTCGGCGGCCGCCTCGCCTGCGGCGCCGGCACCGACCAACTCCCGCCGACCGGCGCCACGTTGGCGGACGTCCGGGCCTCCTACGAGGAGCAGCTCGCCGTCGCCGAGGACGCCGGCGCCCAACCCGTCCTGATGGCCTCCCGCCAACTCGCCGCCCTCGGGGCCGGCCCCGACACCTACCGCGAGCTCTACGGGCACCTGCTGCGCCAGACCACCCGTCCGGTGATCCTGCACTGGCTCGGCCCGATGTTCGACCCGGCGCTGGCCGGCTACTGGGGCAGCCCGCACCTCGACACCGCCACCGAGACCCTCCTCGACATCGTCGCCGACAACTCCCGCGCGGTGGACGGCGTCAAGGTCTCCCTCCTGGATGCCGACCGGGAGGTCGCGCTGCGCCGCCGACTCCCCGAGGGAGTCCGCTGCTACACGGGCGACGACCTCCACTACCCGGAACTGATCGCCGGCGACGCCCACGGTTCCAGCGACGCCCTCCTGGGCGTCTTCGACCCGCTCGCCCCGTTGGCCGCCGCGGCCGTCCGCCGCCTGGACGCCGGCGACCCGGCTGGTTTCCGCGCCGCCCTGGACCCGACCGTCCCGTTGGCCCGCCACCTCTTCCAGCCACCCACCCGCTACTACAAGACCGGCGTGGTCCTGCTCGCCTGGCTGGCCGGACACCAGTCCCACTTCACCATGGTCGGCGGCCTCCAGTCCGCCCGCTCGCTCACCCACCTGCGCCGCGCCCACCAACTCGCCGCCGCGCTCGGCCTGTTCCCCGACCCGGACCTGGCCGCCGCCAGAATGCGCGCCCTCCTGGCCGTCCACGGCATCGAGGAGCCAGGCACCCCATGA
- a CDS encoding sugar phosphate isomerase/epimerase family protein, which yields MTDPNPSRARLLSRLSLNQETLRQWSLPELADGCARAGLRAVGLWRAPVHAYGASAAARLLRVAGLTVSTLCRGGFFTAEDPAERAAALADNRAAIEEAATLGTDTLVLVSGGLPPGSRDLPGARERVADALAELAPYAAAHGVRLALEPLHPMYAADRCVVSTLAQALDLAERFPAAQVGVVVDTYHLWWDDTLATQLARASGAVAGGATDPERRPAPPAPSSPASPPSRIAAFQLADWITPLPEGVLLGRGQLGDGSVDLRWFRERVDATGYAGPIEVEIFNPSLWSRDGTEVLTEIITRFTHHVT from the coding sequence ATGACGGACCCGAACCCCTCCCGCGCCCGGCTCCTCTCCCGCCTGAGCCTCAACCAGGAGACCCTGAGACAGTGGTCGCTGCCCGAACTGGCCGACGGCTGCGCCCGGGCCGGCCTGCGGGCCGTCGGCCTGTGGCGCGCGCCGGTGCACGCCTACGGGGCGAGCGCCGCCGCCCGCCTCCTCCGCGTCGCCGGCCTCACCGTCAGCACCCTCTGCCGGGGCGGCTTCTTCACCGCCGAGGACCCCGCCGAGCGCGCGGCCGCCCTGGCGGACAACCGGGCCGCCATTGAGGAGGCCGCGACGCTCGGTACCGACACCCTGGTCCTGGTCTCCGGCGGCCTGCCGCCCGGCAGCCGGGACCTGCCCGGCGCCCGCGAACGGGTCGCCGACGCCCTCGCCGAACTCGCCCCGTACGCCGCCGCACACGGCGTACGGCTGGCCCTGGAACCGCTGCACCCGATGTACGCGGCGGACCGCTGCGTGGTCTCCACCCTCGCCCAGGCCCTCGACCTGGCCGAACGCTTCCCCGCCGCCCAGGTGGGCGTCGTCGTGGACACCTACCACCTGTGGTGGGACGACACCCTCGCCACCCAACTGGCCCGCGCGAGCGGGGCAGTGGCCGGGGGAGCGACCGACCCGGAACGGCGGCCAGCACCCCCCGCACCTTCCTCGCCCGCCTCACCCCCCTCCCGGATCGCCGCCTTCCAACTCGCCGACTGGATCACGCCACTTCCCGAGGGCGTCCTCCTGGGACGCGGGCAGTTGGGCGACGGTTCGGTGGACCTGCGCTGGTTCCGCGAACGCGTCGACGCCACCGGTTACGCGGGCCCCATCGAGGTCGAGATCTTCAATCCGTCCCTGTGGTCCCGCGACGGCACCGAAGTCCTCACGGAGATCATCACCCGCTTCACCCACCACGTCACTTGA
- the recD2 gene encoding SF1B family DNA helicase RecD2, with the protein MVNGAVVEGVLERITYANEENGYTVARVDTGRGSGELLTVVGALLGAQPGESLRLEGRWGSHPQYGKQFTVENYTTVLPATVQGIRRYLGSGLIKGIGPRIADRITEHFGIDTLDVIEADPGRLIEVPGLGPKRTKLIGAAWEEQKAIKEVMVFLQGVGVSTSIAVRIYKKYGDASISVVKNQPYRLAADVWGIGFLTADKIAQSVGIPHDSPDRVKSGLQYALSQSTDQGHCFLPEEQLIADAVKLLQVDTGLVIDCLAELAEDPEGVVREKVPGPEGGEPVTAVYLVPFHRAEISLAGRLSRLLRTDDDRMPVFQDVDWDKALAWLSRRTGAQLAPEQRDAVRLALTSKVAVLTGGPGCGKSFTVRSVVELARAKKATVVLAAPTGRAAKRLAELTGAEASTVHRLLELRPGGDAAYDADRPLDADLVVVDEASMLDLLLANKLVKAVPPGAHLLLVGDVDQLPSVGAGEVLRDLLAGEGAPRGGSDGGAGRAKGGIVPAVRLTRIFRQAQQSGVVTNAHRINSGVPPLTSGLPDFFLFPEEDAEEAARLTVDVVARRIPAKFDLDPRRDIQVLAPMHRGPAGAGSLNGLLQQAVTPARPDLPERRFGGRVFRVGDKVTQIRNNYEKGRNGVFNGTVGVVTALDTVEQQLTVLTDEDEEVPYDFDELDELAHAYAVTIHRSQGSEYPAVVIPVTTSAWMMLQRNLLYTAVTRAKRLVVLVGSRRALGQAVRTVSAGRRHTALAHRLSGAI; encoded by the coding sequence ATGGTCAATGGAGCTGTGGTGGAGGGGGTCCTGGAGCGGATCACCTACGCGAACGAGGAGAACGGCTACACGGTCGCCCGCGTCGACACCGGCCGTGGTTCCGGCGAGCTGTTGACCGTCGTCGGGGCGCTGTTGGGGGCGCAGCCGGGGGAGTCGCTCCGCCTGGAGGGCCGTTGGGGCTCCCACCCCCAGTACGGCAAGCAGTTCACGGTGGAGAACTACACCACCGTCCTGCCCGCCACCGTCCAGGGCATCCGCCGCTATCTGGGCTCGGGCCTCATCAAGGGCATCGGCCCCCGGATCGCCGACCGCATCACCGAGCACTTCGGCATCGACACCCTCGACGTGATCGAGGCCGACCCCGGGCGCCTGATCGAGGTGCCCGGTCTGGGCCCCAAGCGCACCAAACTGATCGGCGCCGCCTGGGAGGAGCAGAAGGCCATCAAGGAGGTCATGGTCTTCCTCCAGGGCGTCGGCGTCTCCACCTCCATCGCCGTGCGCATCTACAAGAAGTACGGCGACGCGTCGATCTCGGTGGTGAAGAACCAGCCCTACCGCCTGGCCGCCGACGTCTGGGGCATCGGCTTCCTGACCGCCGACAAGATCGCCCAGTCGGTGGGCATCCCGCACGACAGTCCGGATCGGGTCAAGTCCGGCCTTCAGTACGCCCTTTCGCAGTCCACGGACCAGGGGCACTGCTTCCTGCCCGAGGAGCAACTGATCGCGGACGCGGTGAAGTTGCTCCAGGTGGACACCGGCCTGGTCATCGACTGCCTGGCCGAGCTGGCCGAGGACCCGGAGGGCGTGGTCCGCGAGAAGGTGCCCGGCCCGGAGGGCGGCGAGCCGGTCACCGCGGTGTATCTGGTGCCGTTCCACCGCGCCGAGATCTCCCTGGCCGGCCGGCTGTCCCGGTTGCTGCGCACCGACGACGACCGGATGCCCGTGTTCCAGGACGTGGACTGGGACAAGGCGCTGGCCTGGCTTTCCCGGCGTACGGGGGCGCAGTTGGCGCCGGAGCAGCGGGACGCGGTCCGGCTGGCGCTGACGAGCAAGGTCGCGGTGCTCACCGGCGGGCCGGGCTGCGGCAAGTCGTTCACGGTCCGTTCGGTGGTCGAGTTGGCCCGCGCCAAGAAGGCCACGGTGGTGCTCGCGGCCCCCACGGGCCGGGCGGCCAAGCGGCTGGCGGAGCTGACCGGCGCGGAGGCGTCCACCGTCCACCGCCTGTTGGAGCTCAGGCCGGGCGGGGACGCCGCCTACGACGCCGACCGCCCGTTGGACGCCGATCTGGTGGTGGTCGACGAGGCGTCGATGCTCGATCTGCTGTTGGCGAACAAGCTCGTCAAGGCGGTGCCGCCGGGTGCCCATCTGCTCCTGGTCGGGGACGTGGACCAACTCCCGTCGGTCGGCGCCGGCGAGGTGCTGCGCGACCTGCTGGCCGGGGAAGGGGCCCCGCGTGGCGGGTCGGACGGGGGTGCCGGTCGGGCGAAGGGCGGGATCGTGCCGGCGGTCCGTCTGACCAGGATCTTCCGCCAGGCCCAGCAGTCCGGTGTGGTCACCAACGCGCACCGCATCAACTCCGGCGTCCCGCCGCTGACCAGTGGCCTTCCGGACTTCTTCCTCTTCCCCGAGGAGGACGCGGAGGAGGCGGCCCGGCTGACGGTCGATGTGGTGGCGCGCCGCATCCCGGCGAAGTTCGACCTCGACCCCCGTCGGGACATCCAGGTGCTCGCCCCGATGCACCGCGGCCCGGCCGGCGCGGGCTCGCTCAACGGCCTGCTCCAGCAGGCGGTCACCCCGGCCCGCCCCGATCTGCCGGAGCGCCGCTTCGGCGGCCGGGTCTTCCGCGTCGGCGACAAGGTCACCCAGATCCGGAACAACTACGAGAAGGGCCGCAACGGCGTCTTCAACGGCACGGTGGGCGTGGTCACGGCCCTCGACACCGTCGAGCAGCAACTGACGGTCCTCACCGACGAGGACGAGGAGGTCCCCTACGACTTCGACGAACTGGACGAACTGGCCCACGCCTACGCGGTGACGATCCATCGCTCCCAGGGGAGCGAGTATCCGGCGGTGGTGATTCCGGTCACCACCAGCGCCTGGATGATGCTCCAGCGCAATCTGCTCTATACCGCCGTCACCCGGGCGAAACGCCTGGTGGTGCTGGTCGGCTCCCGTAGGGCCCTCGGGCAGGCCGTGCGGACGGTATCCGCCGGTCGGAGGCACACCGCGCTCGCCCACCGACTCTCCGGAGCGATCTGA
- a CDS encoding citrate synthase, translating to MSDNSVVLRYGDGEYSYPVVESTVGDKGFDISKLRAQTGLVTLDSGYGNTAAYKSAVTYLDGEKGILRYRGYPIEQLAERSTFVETAYLLINGELPTVDELATFKQDITYHTLLHEDVKRFFDGFPRDAHPMAMLSSVVSALSTFYQDSHNPFDEQQRYISTIRLLAKLPTIAAYAYKKSVGHPVVYPSNDLGYVENFLRMTFSVPAAEYELDPVVVSALDKLLILHADHEQNCSTSTVRLVGSSQANLFASISAGINALWGPLHGGANQSVLEMLEGIRDAGGDVDTFIRKVKNKEDGVKLMGFGHRVYKNFDPRAKIIKAAAHDVLSALGKEDELLDIALKLEEHALADDYFVERKLYPNVDFYTGLIYRAMGFPTEMFTVLFALGRLPGWIAQWHEMITEPGSRIGRPRQVYTGIVERDFVPVQER from the coding sequence GTGAGCGACAACTCTGTAGTACTGCGTTACGGGGACGGCGAATACAGCTACCCGGTCGTCGAGAGCACGGTCGGCGACAAGGGCTTCGACATCTCGAAGCTGCGCGCCCAGACCGGTCTGGTGACCCTGGATTCCGGTTACGGCAACACCGCGGCGTATAAATCCGCGGTCACCTATCTCGACGGTGAGAAGGGCATCCTGCGGTACCGCGGTTACCCGATCGAGCAGCTCGCGGAGCGCAGCACGTTCGTGGAGACCGCCTACCTCCTCATCAACGGTGAGCTGCCGACCGTCGACGAGCTGGCGACCTTCAAGCAGGACATCACGTACCACACCCTGCTCCACGAGGACGTCAAGCGCTTCTTCGACGGCTTCCCGCGGGACGCCCATCCGATGGCCATGCTGTCCTCGGTGGTCAGCGCGCTGTCGACGTTCTACCAGGACAGCCACAACCCGTTCGACGAGCAGCAGCGGTACATCTCCACGATCCGCCTGCTGGCCAAGCTGCCGACCATCGCGGCCTACGCGTACAAGAAGTCGGTCGGCCACCCGGTCGTCTACCCGAGCAACGACCTCGGCTACGTCGAGAACTTCCTGCGGATGACCTTCTCGGTCCCCGCCGCCGAGTACGAGCTGGACCCGGTCGTGGTCAGCGCGCTCGACAAGCTGCTGATCCTGCACGCGGACCACGAGCAGAACTGCTCGACCTCCACCGTGCGCCTGGTCGGCTCCTCGCAGGCGAACCTCTTCGCCTCGATCTCGGCCGGCATCAACGCCCTCTGGGGCCCGCTGCACGGCGGCGCCAACCAGTCGGTGCTGGAGATGCTGGAGGGCATCCGCGACGCCGGCGGCGACGTCGACACCTTCATCCGCAAGGTGAAGAACAAGGAAGACGGCGTGAAGCTCATGGGCTTCGGGCACCGCGTCTACAAGAACTTCGACCCCCGGGCGAAGATCATCAAGGCGGCGGCGCACGACGTCCTCTCGGCGCTGGGCAAGGAGGACGAGCTCCTCGACATCGCCCTGAAGCTGGAAGAGCACGCGCTGGCCGACGACTACTTCGTCGAGCGCAAGCTCTACCCGAACGTCGACTTCTACACCGGCCTGATCTACCGGGCGATGGGCTTCCCGACCGAGATGTTCACCGTGCTCTTCGCGCTCGGCCGGCTGCCCGGCTGGATCGCCCAGTGGCACGAGATGATCACGGAGCCCGGCTCCCGCATCGGCCGCCCGCGCCAGGTCTACACCGGCATCGTCGAGCGCGACTTCGTGCCCGTCCAGGAGCGCTGA
- a CDS encoding heavy-metal-associated domain-containing protein gives MAENSSCCTPDGSCQTSGDTAVEVGAVTSTYKVTGMTCGHCEGAVSSEIGEISGVSAVQAVAASGLVTVTSKAPLDEAAVRAAVDEAGYELAGRV, from the coding sequence ATGGCTGAGAACAGCTCCTGCTGCACCCCTGACGGCTCCTGCCAGACCAGCGGCGACACCGCCGTCGAGGTCGGCGCGGTGACCAGCACCTACAAGGTCACGGGCATGACCTGCGGGCACTGCGAGGGCGCGGTGTCGTCCGAGATCGGCGAGATCTCCGGGGTGAGCGCGGTGCAGGCGGTCGCGGCGTCCGGCCTGGTGACCGTCACGTCGAAGGCGCCGCTGGACGAGGCCGCGGTGCGCGCGGCGGTCGACGAGGCGGGCTACGAGCTCGCGGGCCGGGTCTGA
- a CDS encoding DedA family protein gives MDGMLALYGLLALTTLPPLVPNSAVLVSAGVLASEGHTVLPLVLVTVAGSALLGDMLMHLAARRFGGPVRAWLLRRPRRRAALEWTARHIRRHGVPFVVAVRFLPSGRIAGALASGALRYPPRKYLLGAGLAESLWATYSVGLGYLGTAAAGNRLYAAAIGIGVSVLVATAGTAVQWATRRRGPRAQADRRTPGECARLNPRSAPPSDREEGDEQTSSTAAA, from the coding sequence ATGGACGGCATGCTCGCCCTCTACGGCCTGCTGGCGCTCACCACCCTGCCGCCACTGGTCCCCAACTCCGCGGTCCTGGTCTCCGCCGGCGTCCTCGCCTCCGAAGGCCACACGGTCCTCCCGCTCGTCCTCGTGACCGTCGCGGGCAGCGCCCTGCTCGGCGACATGCTGATGCACCTCGCCGCGCGCCGCTTCGGCGGCCCCGTCCGCGCCTGGCTGCTGCGCCGCCCGCGCCGCCGCGCCGCCCTCGAATGGACCGCCCGTCACATCCGGCGCCACGGCGTGCCCTTCGTCGTCGCCGTGCGGTTCCTGCCCAGCGGGCGGATCGCCGGCGCCCTGGCCTCCGGCGCGCTGCGCTACCCGCCGCGCAAGTACCTGCTCGGCGCCGGCCTCGCCGAATCCCTCTGGGCGACCTACTCCGTCGGCCTCGGCTACCTCGGCACCGCCGCCGCCGGAAACCGCCTCTACGCCGCCGCCATCGGCATCGGCGTCTCCGTCCTCGTCGCCACCGCCGGAACCGCCGTCCAATGGGCCACCCGCCGCCGCGGCCCGCGCGCCCAGGCCGACCGGCGAACTCCCGGCGAATGCGCGCGACTCAACCCGCGATCCGCCCCGCCGTCCGACCGCGAAGAGGGTGACGAGCAGACGTCATCCACCGCCGCAGCCTGA
- a CDS encoding GNAT family N-acetyltransferase, with protein MTERKAEAAERKVEVTERDAQSRGVGAGEAEAVRATKGARTVEPHVPRIPPDVRIEAWPADGLDLLRKANTPEMTRHLGGPETAEQLARRHLRYLGDLDDEGPGRMYRIVLLPEGEPVGTVGFWETERRGKPVYEAGWSVLPDFQGRGIAAAAVHQVLAAAAVEGRHPAVHAFPSAANAASNAVCRKAGFAFMGTCDVEYPKGHLIRANEWRATLR; from the coding sequence ATGACGGAACGAAAAGCCGAAGCGGCGGAACGAAAAGTCGAAGTGACGGAACGAGACGCTCAATCAAGGGGAGTTGGAGCGGGGGAGGCCGAGGCGGTGCGGGCGACGAAAGGTGCGCGGACGGTCGAACCGCACGTGCCGCGCATCCCGCCCGACGTGCGGATCGAGGCGTGGCCGGCGGACGGCCTCGACCTGCTGCGCAAGGCAAACACCCCCGAGATGACACGACACTTGGGCGGCCCCGAGACCGCGGAGCAGCTCGCCCGGCGCCACCTCAGATACCTCGGCGACCTCGACGACGAGGGCCCCGGCCGGATGTACCGCATCGTGCTCCTCCCGGAGGGCGAGCCCGTGGGCACGGTCGGCTTCTGGGAGACGGAGCGGAGGGGAAAGCCCGTCTATGAGGCGGGTTGGAGTGTGCTCCCCGATTTCCAGGGCCGTGGCATCGCGGCGGCCGCGGTGCACCAGGTCCTCGCGGCGGCCGCCGTCGAAGGCCGCCACCCTGCCGTCCACGCCTTCCCCTCCGCGGCCAACGCCGCGTCCAACGCGGTATGCCGCAAGGCCGGCTTCGCCTTCATGGGGACGTGCGACGTCGAATACCCCAAGGGGCATCTGATACGGGCCAACGAGTGGCGGGCGACGCTGCGGTAG
- a CDS encoding TSUP family transporter yields the protein MTVGPVARWGVVPFAVLVVAALLVGVSKTAVSGVGTLSVALFAAVLPARESTGVLLPLLLVGDVLAVRAYRGHADRAVLFRLLPSVAAGVLLGVAFIAWSDDTVVRRTIGGLLLAVALHHVWQRVRARAAVRDVRRPTPAGGATGDQHRLRTAVFGLLAGFATMVANAGGPAMSLYLLSSGFAVLGFLGTGAWFFLLVNLVKVPFSVGLGLITANGLALDGLLALAVVAGAFVGRALVHRIDQRVFTWLVLAFTALASLALLR from the coding sequence TTGACCGTCGGCCCCGTGGCGCGGTGGGGCGTCGTACCGTTCGCCGTGCTGGTGGTCGCCGCGCTGCTGGTGGGGGTCTCCAAGACCGCCGTCAGTGGCGTGGGCACGCTGAGCGTGGCGCTCTTCGCCGCCGTGCTCCCGGCCAGGGAATCCACCGGGGTCCTCCTTCCGCTCCTCCTCGTGGGCGATGTGTTGGCCGTCCGCGCCTATCGCGGGCACGCCGACCGGGCCGTGCTGTTCCGGCTGCTGCCGTCGGTGGCGGCCGGGGTGCTGCTGGGCGTGGCGTTCATCGCGTGGAGCGACGACACCGTCGTGCGGCGCACGATCGGCGGGCTGCTGCTCGCCGTCGCGCTGCACCACGTGTGGCAGCGGGTCCGCGCCCGAGCGGCGGTGCGCGACGTGCGGCGGCCGACCCCCGCCGGAGGCGCAACGGGAGATCAACACCGCCTGCGGACGGCGGTGTTCGGGCTGCTGGCCGGTTTTGCCACCATGGTCGCGAACGCCGGTGGGCCGGCGATGTCGCTGTACCTCCTCTCGTCGGGCTTCGCGGTGCTCGGGTTCCTGGGCACCGGTGCGTGGTTCTTCCTGCTCGTCAATCTCGTGAAGGTGCCGTTCAGCGTGGGGCTGGGGCTGATCACGGCGAACGGGCTCGCGCTGGACGGGCTGTTGGCGCTCGCCGTGGTGGCCGGTGCGTTCGTCGGGCGGGCGCTGGTGCACCGCATCGATCAGAGGGTCTTCACCTGGCTGGTGCTCGCCTTCACGGCGCTCGCCAGCCTCGCCCTGCTGCGCTGA
- a CDS encoding Gfo/Idh/MocA family protein, with amino-acid sequence MKIGLIGTGRIGAFHAATLQNVPGVTGLMVADADPARAAALADTLDVTAAESIEAMYAAGVDAVVVTAATSAHATLIHQALDAGVPVFCEKPVALDVPGTLAVVARTEAGTVPVQIGFQRRFDAGYRAAREALRSGELGWLHTLRACTSDQSPPPAAFIPTSGGLFRDCSIHDFDIMRWLTGREVVSVYAQGANRGADFFAEGDDVDTCAALLRFDDDTLATVTATRYNGAGHDVRLEVCGSEGARFVGLDDRAPMPSAETKLSWLRADVPYATFMERFHDAYVTELGVFVEVAAGRAPSPCTPAEALEALYVAEACDLSRRTGQPVAVADVRAAAGGGAAPGA; translated from the coding sequence ATGAAGATCGGTCTGATCGGCACCGGGCGCATCGGCGCGTTCCATGCCGCGACCCTCCAGAACGTCCCCGGCGTCACCGGCCTCATGGTCGCCGACGCGGACCCGGCGCGGGCCGCCGCGCTCGCGGACACCCTGGACGTGACGGCCGCCGAGAGCATCGAGGCGATGTACGCGGCAGGGGTGGACGCCGTGGTGGTCACCGCCGCGACCAGTGCGCACGCCACGCTGATCCATCAGGCTCTGGACGCCGGCGTGCCGGTGTTCTGTGAGAAGCCCGTGGCCCTGGACGTGCCCGGCACGCTCGCCGTCGTGGCGCGCACCGAGGCCGGCACCGTGCCCGTACAGATCGGTTTCCAGCGCCGGTTCGACGCCGGGTACCGCGCGGCCCGGGAGGCGCTGCGCTCCGGTGAACTGGGCTGGCTGCACACCCTGCGCGCCTGCACCAGCGACCAGTCGCCGCCGCCGGCGGCCTTCATCCCGACCTCCGGCGGGCTGTTCCGGGACTGCAGCATCCACGACTTCGACATCATGCGCTGGCTGACGGGTCGCGAGGTGGTCTCCGTCTATGCCCAAGGCGCCAACCGCGGCGCGGACTTCTTCGCCGAGGGCGACGACGTCGACACCTGTGCCGCGCTGCTCCGCTTCGACGACGACACCCTGGCCACGGTCACCGCGACCCGCTACAACGGGGCGGGCCATGACGTCCGGCTGGAGGTCTGCGGCTCCGAGGGCGCTCGGTTCGTCGGGTTGGACGACCGGGCGCCGATGCCGTCCGCCGAGACGAAACTGTCCTGGCTGCGGGCGGACGTCCCGTACGCCACGTTCATGGAGCGGTTCCACGACGCGTACGTGACCGAGTTGGGCGTCTTCGTCGAGGTGGCCGCGGGCCGGGCGCCCAGTCCTTGCACCCCCGCCGAGGCGTTGGAGGCGCTGTACGTCGCGGAGGCGTGCGACCTCTCGCGGCGGACCGGTCAGCCGGTGGCCGTCGCGGACGTGCGGGCCGCCGCGGGCGGCGGGGCGGCGCCCGGCGCGTGA